Proteins encoded together in one Candidatus Aegiribacteria sp. window:
- a CDS encoding addiction module antitoxin encodes MQKKLTLTIDEEVYNGLRQVIGPGKISHFIEDLVRPHVVKQDLYKAYQDMATDYVRETKALEWAEATCGDINHEES; translated from the coding sequence AAAAAACTGACTTTGACTATCGATGAGGAGGTCTACAACGGTCTCCGTCAAGTCATAGGACCAGGGAAAATTAGTCATTTCATCGAGGACCTTGTTCGACCACATGTGGTCAAACAGGATCTTTATAAGGCGTATCAAGATATGGCAACTGATTATGTGCGTGAAACCAAGGCTCTGGAATGGGCCGAGGCTACATGCGGAGACATAAATCATGAAGAGAGCTGA